The Topomyia yanbarensis strain Yona2022 chromosome 3, ASM3024719v1, whole genome shotgun sequence nucleotide sequence GCCACTTTTAGCGCTCCAAATTCAACATTAAAACGGAATTTCAAAAAACCACCTTCACTGAAAAAAGTTACGactgtttaaaatttcaagatgCTGTCCCCTTAATAGGCGCAGTATGAAGTGAAAACAATATCTAATTCAACGCATCTAGCCCGCCAAATTCCCATTTCAGTTAGCACTTAGTCGAGaataaaaataaagcaaatgcAGTAAGGCCGAAGCCCTGCACGTGGGAGAACAAGTAACGATCAGAATCAGCGCGAAAAAGATTTAACTCTTTCATGGCCAAGTTTTTACTAGCTCATGTAGTGTTCCAAaaccttttttttttctttaacattttgaaatcaaaaaaaacATGGAAACCTAGTTTTgtcaagatagatgcttctctCGCAGTGCTCAATTTGGAGCGTCCGATGTGTCCCATATCACGAAACCACAACATATGGCTATAACCCCGCGGGTACAAATCCGTTCCTCGAAAtgagaaaactgaaaaagtgtttttatGTCATAAAAATGCACCATGAATTCAGTGCATCATATCATGAACTGTTTGATTGTAACGCAATATAAGCGTTCTTTTTTATCGAAGAGTATAATATCAGACGTTTTAATGACTATTCTGATTCCAGGTAACAtgagagggattccatgagaaaccggccgaccgcaaaatatgaccatcgtcgattcgaacgaaactttgcaggtgtgttcggtttatgaatctccatgatattctctggcaattggaatattttgatacaagagcaatttttcaaaagggcgtaaacgtttctacgtgcatgaatttcaaaattttgttgttcgattactgtattttatacagcaaaactatcggagaacgagttacagggaatgaatacttttgtctgaaaaaaatatacacggaaaaaaatgtgtcatttttcaaaaaaacaaaaatttatgttaaaacttaaaattgcgaaaaaacccattttttttaaattttttttattttgtcaacaaaaacctaaagagaaaagaaacattttgaatgtaatcgcatgatggagaacttatcggtaaaaaagtttttctaacaataactttatacatgtttttaaatttcatgttaattggcatacaaaattgtaatattATTACGGAATATCATTTTAAGcattatttaaaatcaaaatgcatttaacaaaaatcttccaaaatgcgatagttttcgagatatttggaattttgctccatcaaaaacaattaattcgagtaattatgctctttttaaaagttattcgcgttactccatcataaaatgtcaacaatctaatgtttatcgttttaaagacgtaaaagcaacttttttagtgtatttggatcatggagaaaccttcaataaaaaagttttccttacaacaacttttgacatatttttataattcatactatttgcagtcaaaaataaaattttctttttgaatatgattctaaacgccattttaaatcgaaatgcttataacaaaaattttctgaaatgtattagttctcgagatattttaacttttgttttaacaacacaattattttgttttattacgaccttttcataagttattcgcgtttctccatcaacaataataggtttttcaaaaggcccataaactttACTGCAACTttccctttgacatcaaggcgatattgtaaaccatttgaaagttacatgaaagcaaccaaaatattattcaaccacTTATTGATGATTAAACTTTGAAGTTGAATCATATTATGGTTGTTCTCTTGTAACTATTAAATGCTTTACAATATCGCCCTGATGTCAAAggaaaagttgcaggaaagtttacgggccttttgaaaaacctattattgttgatggagaaacgagaataacttatgaaaaggtcgttattaaacaaaataattgtgttgttaaaacaaaagttaaaatatctcgagaactaatacatttcagaaaatttttgttatgagcatttcgattgaaaatggcgtttagaatcatattcaaaaagaaaattttatttttgactgcaaatagtatgaattataaaaatatgtcaaaagttgttgttaggaaaacttttttattgaaagcttctccatgatccaaatacactaaaaaagttgcttttacgtctttaaaatgataaacattagattgttgacattttatgatggggtaatgcgaataacttttaaaaagagcataattacacgaattaattgtttttgttggtgcaaaattccaaatatctcgaaagctatcgcattttggaagatttttgttaaacgcattttgattttaaatgaagcttagaattatattccgtaataaaattacagttttgtatgtcaattagtagtaaatttaaaaacatgtataaagttattgttagaaaaacttttttaccgataagttctccatcacgcaatcacatttaaaatgtttcttttctctttaggtttttgttgacaaaatataaaaaatttaaaaaaaatgggttttttcgcaatttaaatttttaaaataaatttttatttttttgaaaaatgaaacaacatttttttcagtgtatatttttttcggacagaagtattcattccctgtaactcgttctccgatagttttgctgtataaaatacagtaatcgaacaaaaaatttttgaaattcatacatgtGGAAAACTTTacacccttttgaaaagttgcttttgaggcaaaataatcttattacctgtggaaaatgtttagtcttccatgccggtgaaacgtgtaaagtttcatcggaatcgaagatggtcggtcacgattttaaagattttcggacggatcttcgtggaattccccATGAACtaattttctgaattttttaacttattttatgaaattgaaaataaattgtgtgttattcaattaatttaattaaatttatctACTAATTTATGAAATTAAGAACCTCGCCAATGGCTAGTTTTGATTACATTCTCTTAGACTTGGGTCTGTAGTGGTTTCGGAAACGTACTAATAACACGGCTTTATAACACTACGATATATTTACTCTCATTGACTTCAAAATCGAAATCTATCGCCACAAGATTAAGAGAAGAATCCTACCGTTTTGCTATCACCGCCTTTCTTGCTCGCCAGTGTTACCAACCGTCTGAACTGTCGTCGGGGTCCGACTCTAAAATCTCCCTTTTACTTCAAATTTAATGCGGTAGGTAGTCCTGGAATCTAACCTTTGATTCTTTATGTTTGCGGCGCATCGGTTGGCGTGAGCTATCCTCCTCTACAGCCGAATCCTGAATATTAGGCCGTTCCTCTGAGTTCCTGTGTTGAGATGGCACTTCCTCGTGCGATGGTTGTGGTTTAgacaacttttcgataaccgGAGCATTCTCTGCAGTTTCTTAAGTTGTACTATATTTCGAAGACATTCCTTACAGATCGCAAAGTCACATCAGCACCTTTAAGTCGAACAACTGTATGCTCTTCCATTGAATACTCTGTACTGAGTTTGCTATTCTTTTGAAATCGTTCTATCAGAACCTTCCAACCAATCTGGATATCACTTTGTTGGGCTCGTCGCTTTTTGTTTGTATATTCCTTGCCTCTCTCCTTTTGCAAACGGTCGTAATCCATAGTCTCTACATCAATGTGAATCTCTCGAGGTATTTGGGGGAATgtattctgcatttttctcccaAGCATCAAAGCAAACGGAGATCGCCCCATTGtcagatgggggggggggggggtggttgaGTTTGGACGTACTGACCAAGAACATTCCTCCAATCCTGCCAGAGTGCTTTGGCAATTTTCAACCGTTTCAGAATTGATCGGTTCTCTGCCTCTCCACCTCATTTTGTTGTGGCCAATACGGTATCGTATTAACCAAGCGTATCCCAATTTTTCTAGTATTGCTCATCAGAGGACTCTCAAAAGTTGGCAGCTCCATGGAGCTATGGGAACTAGGAAGGcagctacattcgataatctcGAAGATGTCAACGAAACCTTGGATGGTTGTGAGCCgtgatttcattcgtgtgatgtttcATGGCAAATAACTACACGCTGGGCGCGCATCTCCGACGTATtaggctcgtggatagtggaaTCTGCGATTTttgcgacggctatcacgatatcgaacatattgtctgggcatgcaccGCGTATCGCTCTGCCAGGTCTCGTCTGATTGATtacctccgggcccgaggaagttCATCTAGTGTTCCAGTACGAGATGTTCTGGCAAGCCGTGATGTCCCCTATATGTCCTTTATCCACCTCTATTTGAAGTCTGTTGATGTTCAGGTTTGGATCTCTTTTTCagaactttttaattcctatCGTCTGCGCCAGATGTTGAAAAACTTGCACCAATGAATGTCCGGACACCTAACACAGCATTACTGGAAGTATGGTGTTAACCGCGGCTTGGAAACCTGGTTTACAATGCTTCCCTGCGGGTCCAAGAAGGACAGGCTGGCGTCCTGCTCATGATGTCATGGAAATGATCTTCCATCTGGCATGAGCCTGCAAGCAAAAATCGCCTTTCCATTTGAATCAATGTATTGTACAAAGATGGCTGACGCCGCTCTAACCAGCGGCTTCACATGgttagggcgaaaataggctcattacccaaggtgaaatttttaaatttctacatATTTGTTATTTAGGGTGAGCATAAAGCTATTCCaggaatgactagatttttcaaTAGCGCGAAAAGAACTTTCCGTGGCCATGTATGTAAGTTTACTCTTTTACGCAACGCATTCTGTTTTACACGATCTTCCTAAAATAAAAGATTAAACATGGTAActgaaaccatcgccagcagactctgcactcccctactataaattagaagtcatgaATTAAACAATCAAAGCACTTGAGAAATACTCCTTACTGTTTATGTAATTTGCGTTCTGATGAAATCTAAAATAAAGCAACCATCTttattcgcttatgttgaagtaactagaagaaaacaagttttttcaagccaagCAAATTtggcactagagggttaaatatttttgtttattgacatgtttttctagttttaagatagatGCAAACATTTTCGTAAAAAGCATTGTTTCCTCCTTTGTCTATAAACTGAATTCTTAGTTTTAAGATTGtgtaaattttctataaaaacgACTGGTTTCTCTCTTGTATCCCAAACACACTCACAAAAACGCGACGCGAGACAGGACACAACACTTATTGTCCTTACTAACTTTAAAAAAGGattaaaaattacctttttgTAGACCAGTTTCGGGCTCGATGTTGCCCATCTACAGGACGATGTCCGACTGATTACTGGATAACAAATACAATCATACTGCGTGCAGTACTCGTCGAGAAGAGAattaaaaaacacaaaaattcactGAATTTTCAGGTTTGTCAAGTGGAAAAGGGGTGATGATATTGGCGCGTCGTCCTCGTTCATAAGCGCGTGTTCAGCATTGGCTATGTACATTGATTTTCATGCGTTCAGGTGTGCAGCTTTTTGTACAGTTTTCACGAGTTTCGCACTGTCCCAGTCTATTGTGTGATTGTGGGCTATAGTATGTGCTGCCACACTGGAGTCGTTGCCTCTTTCGTGGTCGACAGCATGTTTATGTTCTCGAATGCGGACTTTGAACTTTCGGCGAGTTTGTCCAATATATACTGCGGGGCAATCTTTACAGGGGATTTCATAGTTCCCCGATTTTTAATCGGCTGGAACCTTGTCTTTTAGATTACACAAGAGGTCTTTCAAAGCGTTACCACTTTTGTATGCGACTTTGTAACCATGCTGTTTTAGGACGGTTTGAACGGGCTTAGTaattttggggtaaaacggtAAGCAGATTCTACgtttctgttttttttatcCGGCTCTAACGTTGTCGCGTTTTGTCTGTGCTTTTTCCTTTTGTGTTTCCTTTGAATTTTGTCCACAAATCCTTTTTCATACCCGTTCAATTCAGCAGCTTTGTATATTTTATCCCGCTCGGCCTTGAAGTCTtaatttttcatcaatacatTGAACAGACGATGGACCATGGAATGGTAGGCTGCTTGTTTTTGAGCGCCGAAATGGTTAGAGTCGGAAGTTATGTATCTGTCTGTAGATGTCGGTTTACGATAGATCCCGAATTTTAGTTTGTTGTCCGCTTTCCTGGTTATCATCAGGTCTAGGAATGgcaattttccttctatttcctTCTCTACCGTAAACTTTATTGTGCTGTAACGGGAGTTCAATAGGTCAAGGGTCTGTATTAGGTAGCGTTCTTTCACGGCTGCGAAAATGTCGTCCACGTAGCGTCTCCAAACTCGAAGGAAGAGCTCTTCTTTGCCTAAAGCTACCTCGAACTCGCTCAAGAAAACGTCTGCTAGTAGAGGCGAAAGCTTGTTGCCCATACTAAGGCCAAACGTTTGCTTGTAGAACTTCCCTCTAAACGTAAGCTTCGACTTGATAGGGTAACACGCGGCTTCGCTCCAGATGTCGTCGAAGACTTTCCAAGGCGTCAGATACTGGTACGTTTGGGAATAAAGCAGTCACATCAAACGATACCAGAACTTCTCCCCGCCTGGCCTCAAAATCTTTCCTCCTCTATCATTACGTTGAGCGGGTCTTTCGGCTTACTGTTTTTATATTTGCACCTGAACGCATGGGAATCAATGTACTTAGCCAACGCTGAACACACGCTTATGAACGAGGACGACGCGCCAATATCATCACCCCTTTTCCACTTGACAAACCTGAAAATTCagtgaatttttgtgttttttaatTCTCTTCTCGACGAGTACTGCACGCAGTATGATTGTATTCGTAATCCAGTAATCAGTCGGACATCGTCCTGTAGATGGGCAACATCGAGCCTGAAACCGGTCGAcaaaaagataatttttaatcctTTTTTAAAGTTAGTAAGGACAATAAGTGTTGTGTCCTGTCTCGCGTCGCATTTTTGTGAGTGTGAATCGAGTCATTACGTTGGCACAGCCACAAAAAACAAGTGTATCCCTAATTGTATTTAAAGTTTTAAgattattgtaacttttttccctagaaataataatataaaaaaatatttcaaattgtaataatataatatgtaataataaacttataatatataatataatacaaaaaacaaaaaaaaatcgaatttggcgtgcctattaaataaacgaactaactaaaaaaatgtACCTTTTAATAATCCGTGCCAGTACGAGGTGCCACATATGTAGGCGTAGTTTCGTTAGATCAAGATCCATATACACAGagatcttggttttgacgttttcatattcgacgtcatgttgcatgttgttctttgctacgaagctttctgcctTGGTTAAGatgttgaacgttattagtacgattgtaccccatttggcataaataaatttaaagaatgtttggtatggacggtcatcgatttttttcggtgaaaattaaaacaaactgcATTTTACCGGACGTTTCGACCTACTAACATGTTCAGTCATCCTCAGCGGCTTAATGCTAACAACGTCTACACAATGAACAAACACATTATCAACTTCAACGGTGATGAAAACAAAgcaacaaatttaaagaataCTTGCTACCACCTAATGTGACTATGCCGCAACGCTTTCCAAGCATGCAgcccgacttcgctaccgcttaGTCGGACTAAAACtaactatagcccctatgtttgagtaatccaggcaaagagtggattacaggtttgcttgcgatgtATCGTCGCTTCCAACGCTATAACTAAAAAATATTTGCCATCGTCTAATGTAGCTAAGCCGATTTCCTGCTCGtgcttatgccaaatgacccttacgctaaatgactattatgccaaacgtccgttattccaaatgaccattatgccagttgactttatgccaaatgactttataccAAATGGCCTCACACCATTAGTAATACTTGCCTCGTATGGTGCAGCTGTATGTATGAGACTACTGTTAACATCAATTCCATTTTCTCCTTGATCAACCCTTCCACCTCGCGCAGTATTTAAAAATACTCGTTGTATATTTTGTTTGTATGCTGTTCGTAAGCGACTGGACTAGGATGATGTGGGCCTTCGACACGTGCCTTATGACACGTAAAAACCTGGATAGGAGATGTCAGGTCAATGCAGTATTTTTTCTGTTGCCAACAAGTGCTCTCATCCGAGAATCTAAAGAATATATCTCaatatttgaaatttcgaaaaattataTGTGAATTTGATGGTTaatagaaataccgaaataactaGTTATAATCCAATCTTCATGGAGCCAGTTGAGGTTGCTGCAATCGAAAAAAACAGCGTGTGTTTAGTGTGTTCTGCTTCATTCTATTTGTCTTTGACATCGTCCACCAATCTTTTTCAAGTTACCCCTTAATTCTGGAACCTTCTAACAGTAGCATTCATGTACGTTTAAAATTCCAAAGGATGTTCTTTCAAAACTGACAGATCATTATTCAGCTgtaatacttttttttattaccactacaaacatttttgattttgcttCGATTTGTATCATCTTATCAGCAACATATTGCAACAAACCTTTTTTGTTGCTCAAAATACTACACATTATTTCATTGTGCACGATTAGTCTATAATGTGATGTGAGAAGTACTGCAAAACCTAACTATGCTCAAATCAGTCAACTGTAAGAGTAAAATTAGATGTTTGTAGAGTTATATATTGATTCTCTGGTAAGTAAGTAGGTTTAATTGCATATTTTGAGCAAGCAACGTGTTCTTCTTTCTAATTTTTATTGTGTTTAGTGTCAAGCGACAAAAATagattataatttaggattCTTTTTCTTGATTTAAATGCCGTACGATTTGTCATCTTACAATGTTCTCATCGCTTTTTCTTTCAAGcgtttcgaatatttttttatgaaaaaacaaATATCACAATCACATAGTATAATACACTTAGCTAAGTTCAACAGCCTTCAGGTTGcttctttttttacatatatttgcATTAATTATATCACTTTACACCTTCCCTTTTCAGGATAAACAATCATTATAACAACATGACTTGTGGAAATGGATGCGAGGGGGAAACTTAAAAGCTAACAGGTCACGGTGGGCAACCAAAGAGAAAAATTGGTCGAATAAGCCAATCGAGCGGTAAAGGACAAGGTACTTTATAATAGGAAtccaacaacaataacaacaggAATGATGATGACAAATACTTAAGGAGTACCCTGCTGTACCTCCCGGTAGCAATTCCGACATACTGGCACTAGACTACCGCTGTTATGGCCGGCCAAAGCAACGGTTTTGTCGATGCAGCGACTGCAGAATACTTCGCCGCACTTCCAACAGTGGTTCTGCTTTAGTAAGAGaaccattattgaaaattgatcaaTTCGTCGGTCGGTGGTTGTTGTTTTTTACACGTGGAACATGCAGCAGCAGTACTTACCTTTTTGCTGATCTGATCAAATGGAATTGTACAAGAGGGACAGTTGGCAACACTTCGCAACGGTTTCCACTCGATGGCGACCGAGTTTACCTCATCTGCCACCTGCTGTGTAATAACCGAATTGTCTTTTGCTTCTGTTGACTGCACGAAACCAGTTGAAAATGTAAATGATTATTTTGCGAAACTTATTTTGAACGGTAGGATACGTACATTGAGATTAGAGAAGGAGAAATTGGAAGTCTTGAGAGGGTGATCATCATCCGCACAGGAGAGTTCACTCAGTCTCTTATCGTAATTGTATCGATTGTCGTTAACCTCGATGTTGCGATTATCGACGTATTTGGTTCCTTGTAACCGTCTTGCCGAtttcgaaatcatgtttttgaAGCTACTGATGCGCTGTAAATAATACGATAACATTCAAAATCTGCAATGTTCCTCAGCAGAATTGGATCAAAATCTATGATAATGAACTGACAAGATGTAACGTTAAATTTATAACAAGAGTGCTCGTGTCATGCACCAAGTACACATTTTATTTTAACTCATATCTACTTCGTGTGATGAGAAGGTTCTAATTGATTTGGTAAAGTgagaatattatttttaacGATAACTTTAGGGGGAAAACAATGTGTGTACTTCATCAATGCACGCGATAGGATAGTAGGAAATAGTTCGTTCACATATCACTTCACTATACATGCAGAATACTTCCGAGGAAGAGTATTGATCCTACCTTCGTTAAAAGCTGTACATGGTCATCCAGCGATGTTGAATGGTCCTTGCTGGCCACCAGCAAATCATCCAAGGGCTCCCGTGGATGAATCCCACTCTCAAACCGACTGTACATGCCGCGCCAAAACTTTATACATTGAGGTGCCAGATTGGGCCTGATGGTTTCATCCATTTCCGGTCTGTACAGTGgattaatgtactcattcaagTGATTTAACGTAAGACCCCACAGCGAAAAAGTCTTTTCCGCCAGTCTCAAATCCAACCGATCTTTCTCGCAGTTACCTACGAATGTTCCATACTGACAGGACATTACGTGGTCATGGAGGATCAGCAGAAAACGTTCGTTGAATTCGAAGGCATCATTTCTTTGCTGCATTAGTTGCCAGGTGCAATCCAACAGCTGCGTGAATACCGGGGAAACCTCTTTCGGGTCATTCTGAATGTGACCGCAACGATCACTGAACTTATGTCCAAACGCAAGCCAGTCTTTTTCGATAAGTGCCTAAATATTAAAAACACATTAAATCTGCGAGTCTAGTATATGAAAATATCAATACTTGCCTGAAATCCTTTGATGGTGCGATAGTAGGGATCTAACATTAGAGCTGCCAGAGAGCACACTTGTGCGGTACGGTCCCATCCATCGGAGCAGTGGACGACAACGGAAATGCCCTTATCCACGGCATTGGCAATAAAACTGCAATTCAATTGattataaaattttgcaaatgtAAATTTAAagcaataattttgtttttgtttaattaaaaaaatgaatgaaattattCGACGGGaaacaaatttcaataaaatttgtttatcgccgcaataattttttttattgcatgaaccatttccaaatatttttttactcgTCATTGTTATCAAATTCTTCCTTACCTGGAAGTATCCAATATTGATCGAATATGCTTGAGCCAGCCGGATGACTCCAGTGCGCTCAGAAAGCTGCTCATtgtgggagatttttgttcaCAGCCTATATGGGATTTACATTGAGCATGAAATAGGATATGAAATAAAATCTGTAGTCTATGCGATGTTCAACTCTTCTTATATCTGTATACACCTGTTCTACACATAACTGTCCCATATATAAAGGAAAACCCACATACTATGCTGCCGCTAtgcgcataactgtcccatatGTTATGGAATTCCCTATAcatatgggacaattatgcgtagagcggcagtatGAAGCAATTATGCGCAGAACGGCAGTGTAGTGCGGTACCGTATTATAAATACTTACATTCAATAACTTTCTGTAGACTGGTTCGCATTGTGTGAATATTTTCTATGCCGAGAAACTGAAatttgatattctcatagttggCTTCATTCTCGTATCCTTTCCCGGCTGCACGATTTGCTATTGCATTTATCTAGCAGAGAAGGGTCGTTGAATAGAAGTGACGAAGATTAAAAAACAGTGGATGAGGTTCTTTAAGACTACAAGTTTGAAataattgaaaagaaaaattgcaacagcatgaacaaaaataatataaagAAAGCAAAAACCACCACAGAGCTCGTTAGCATTACGTtataaaaaggca carries:
- the LOC131691841 gene encoding myotubularin-related protein 8 isoform X1, coding for MAEPLSPSTSMFKQNFDLVTPEFEVDPKVLWGVTVPPFVSDKVVSWVEENFPSSPPSHSEFKGINILKKIENVRMIDRYNSKNPTVGVLYLTATHLIFVDPDANKETWVLYMQIASVEKLPLSTTGSPLLIRCKTFLSITFVIPKERECHDVYTTLMKLYQPVNIKNLYCFQYTSTAKELPKVTGWDYFKLENEFKRMSVPNEQWSLCTLNQNYELCDTYPQLLYVPTETSTAMLLGSSRFRSKGRLPALTYLHCNKASICRCSQPLSGFSARCLEDEQMLEAVRKTNPNCGFMYVVDTRPRINAIANRAAGKGYENEANYENIKFQFLGIENIHTMRTSLQKVIECCEQKSPTMSSFLSALESSGWLKHIRSILDTSSFIANAVDKGISVVVHCSDGWDRTAQVCSLAALMLDPYYRTIKGFQALIEKDWLAFGHKFSDRCGHIQNDPKEVSPVFTQLLDCTWQLMQQRNDAFEFNERFLLILHDHVMSCQYGTFVGNCEKDRLDLRLAEKTFSLWGLTLNHLNEYINPLYRPEMDETIRPNLAPQCIKFWRGMYSRFESGIHPREPLDDLLVASKDHSTSLDDHVQLLTKRISSFKNMISKSARRLQGTKYVDNRNIEVNDNRYNYDKRLSELSCADDDHPLKTSNFSFSNLNSTEAKDNSVITQQVADEVNSVAIEWKPLRSVANCPSCTIPFDQISKKQNHCWKCGEVFCSRCIDKTVALAGHNSGSLVPVCRNCYREVQQGTP
- the LOC131691841 gene encoding myotubularin-related protein 8 isoform X2, whose amino-acid sequence is MAEPLSPSTSMFKQNFDLVTPEFEVDPKVLWGVTVPPFVSDKVVSWVEENFPSSPPSHSEFKGINILKKIENVRMIDRYNSKNPTVGVLYLTATHLIFVDPDANKETWVLYMQIASVEKLPLSTTGSPLLIRCKTFLSITFVIPKERECHDVYTTLMKLYQPVNIKNLYCFQYTSTAKELPKVTGWDYFKLENEFKRMSVPNEQWSLCTLNQNYELCDTYPQLLYVPTETSTAMLLGSSRFRSKGRLPALTYLHCNKASICRCSQPLSGFSARCLEDEQMLEAVRKTNPNCGFMYVVDTRPRINAIANRAAGKGYENEANYENIKFQFLGIENIHTMRTSLQKVIECCEQKSPTMSSFLSALESSGWLKHIRSILDTSSFIANAVDKGISVVVHCSDGWDRTAQVCSLAALMLDPYYRTIKGFQALIEKDWLAFGHKFSDRCGHIQNDPKEVSPVFTQLLDCTWQLMQQRNDAFEFNERFLLILHDHVMSCQYGTFVGNCEKDRLDLRLAEKTFSLWGLTLNHLNEYINPLYRPEMDETIRPNLAPQCIKFWRGMYSRFESGIHPREPLDDLLVASKDHSTSLDDHVQLLTKRISSFKNMISKSARRLQGTKYVDNRNIEVNDNRYNYDKRLSELSCADDDHPLKTSNFSFSNLNSTEAKDNSVITQQVADEVNSVAIEWKPLRSVANCPSCTIPFDQISKKNHCWKCGEVFCSRCIDKTVALAGHNSGSLVPVCRNCYREVQQGTP